GTAAATCTTTTCGTCAAACATTTTCTCATTAgcataaaaactatttttagatTTTGAGATTAAGACTCATTCTGCACGCTCACATTGTTGTAAATTACACTCATGTAAATTCATTCATGTATGAAACTCGTTGcaatacgtaattaatttaaagtaatatataatttaatatgcaatttttttatctcaaaataGTAATAAGTTATGTAATGTTTATcacataagaataaataaatctttttttatgtgACGTATGCCTGTAAAATTGATACGTagcataaattaaatttaaatcaaacgTGAACGACGGATGGTATCAACTTCAGCATTCCCTTCAACTCGTCGGCCAGTTGTTTTCTGTTTCGTTGGAAATTTTTCTCCTCGCAGTCCTGGCGCTCATTCAAATCATTCAACCAGCTCTGCGCTTCTGCACTGTTACACTGACTTCTGTGCGCGCGAGACGGGCAATTCAAGGCCAGGTTTGTGACACTACCGCCGCTCGCCGTCTCCTCGGGTGCAAAACCTCGGAGTTTGTCCCTAATTACATTACGTAACAGCGAGTTGAACGCTGCGAGTTCTTGGGAATGGATCACTCTCGGAGTCGATTCCATGGATCTTCTGTGCTCCCGAATCACCGTAGCCTGCAATGCGCATCGCGTAGTCATGTTAATTAATGTAGCGTTGCTAGAAACTTTGTGGCTCACTGTTCGATTTCATTCCTCAGTTACTCACGTCGAGTTAATTTccggaaaattaattaattataattatatataattatatctctGTTCATtacaattcaaattttattaattgtgttattatatttttctagatTAATTTTCAGATgattttcaaagtaataataacaatCCAAGCGATTTCTTTTGTAACTGATACTTTCGACAAGAACCGATCTTTTTCTGTAAACCAATTCAAAGCGAGAGAAAAATCTACAAACatgaaaaaagattaaatattttcgaatTACCTTTTTCTTTGCGCTAAATAAGTGAGAAGTAACGTAATGTTTCATCGCTCTCTTGTACTTCATTAAAGACAGAGCAGAACAGaagatagaataataaaatagtttgcaTTACGAAAAATTCGAGGAAACTAATTTTTTCTGCCtcttaatttaagtaaaaatttcttcatctcttctgtttctttttttttcttcctcatgAAATACTAGCAAGAAATCCTTACTACCTAAAGCTTGTCAAGTGTTTGCAACCGCGATATCTGTCTATAACGGAATAAATAGTTGCCACATCCGTTTCGTAAACAAAGAAATCTTACCCGAATAGAACggataagatataaataacaaaataggtTCTTCGTCTTCATTACAATATAAACTTCCACTACTACTTTTTCCACattatataatgcaaaaaaaagaaaaaaactcgACGCAAGTTTCCGGACATCACacgatatttataaaagatttacaaaatatttgtaataattattcgaatattttataaatatttaataaaatatgataaaattcttttttttgttcagattaaaaaatctgattatcttaaatataaatagactagcagtaaatattttctagaactacaaaaaaaattattgataacaaattatttcattttatttacataaatatttcaattaaaaaatttttaacttgattgcaagtaaataagctattaggaCTCACCgtgtaaatattctttttgtgttaaatagaatttttggttttagatattttttctctcagtgtatataatattttaaataaaaaataataataaatatacgtaaacatttatcataagtATCGTGTGCCATCTGAGCTAACCTTCCGCCACGTCTGACGTCTTTCTTCGAGATTTTACCATCCAGTCGAAGAATACGTGCCGCTTCCGCAGCCACTTGGTGCACGCGTCCAGCAGGGCCCCGGCCTCGCGGAATTCTCGCAATCGCCGTCGATCCTTCTCAGAGCTGCCGTCTCCACCATTGTCGAGGACGAGTGTTCCCGCGAGGCGTTTCGTCAACGCTAATTCGGACACACTCAGATGCGGTAGACCACTCGCGTCGAGGCTCGCCGCGTGTACCTTAGATATCAATTTGGCCCGCTCGCGTACTAGCTCGTCGATCTCCCGCAGGTTTAGATTTACCGTGGCGTTCAGGTGCAGGATACTGTCGAGCTGAGCGGTCGGTGATAACGGCTGATCGTTCGATAGGATAGTTAACGACGGAGGCTGGATAGAACAACCGGaaacaaaaatagaacataacattttttatttttattttatattcaggATGTTTactcgaattttttaaaaaatttccttgagaattctcgaattttttagaaattttatataaaacttcgAGTAAGATTATGGAATTTTTTAACGcagctttaaatttattttattacatgcgTTTTTTAGTATTCCTTAATCATACAATCACAAAGAAATGGCATATAATTTGACAACAACACACAGATTTAACTTGCCAAGGAAATAcagaatttaaaagataattaaacaCAAAACGCAAATTTAGAACGAATGTAGCAAGAAAGGTAGCAAGTTATATGATATGATTTTCTTTAGCTGTATCACAAAGACTGTAAAAATGTCTAGATTTCATTTCATTTTACTTTTGATTCGCCTTTCCACCTATCcaactaaaaaatattggatttttCCTAACTATATTTGCGCCAAAAGTTTCAATACTGACTTCTGGTGGATCTAAATGCGAGCACTCAGCACCCAGGACACCATCAATCAGTTTTGCTCGAAGGATGGTAGTCAGGACATCCTGCGTTCCCAACAGCCAAGCAAGGGCTATTAACACATCTTTGTTATACTTGCCGTCTTGCGACAAGCTGTAAAATTCGATCGCCGGGTATTGCAGGAATGCAAGATGCAATTTTACCGCCGTCGATGCATCTAAAACAATAACACgcaatctttttaaaaacaatgcGTTGAACTAAAATGTTACTTACATGGGACAGGAGAATCTtatagatgcttgttagcatcagtAGCATTAAACTGATTTCAATTTAATGTTCtacataatattacttttttggttcaatttaaaagttacattttaaGACCAAAGAATATGTGGCACAtacctaattaaaaaaaaatgtacacaaaattatctataaaattattatttgacctATGCtaatctttctttaattttaaacgtgTTATACACTTCACAATTTTataaactgagaaaaaagttattaactaaattgttcaacttgattaaatttgttaagtTCAAATCCCTGCTTAAAAtttccttttaaaattatttacctcTATTAAAATCGATAGAAATTCAATAGAAATGAATGGGATATATGTATTAGAATCGAAATTACTACCTATTGAAAACAAATTGgaaacaataaacaattttaataggatttcgatttaatattttctataagaatttataaacgcAGCATCGATTCAAGAAATAAGAAACCAATCGGATTTTATTGATTGATAGCAACTAATCGGCGATTGAGtctcgaaaaatttttattggagAACTCATCGATTCTCGATCCAATCGAAATCAAtcggaatattaaaataaatattaataatttaacatacttttaattcttttaataattttaattcaatagttcttacatatttaatatcttttgcGCGATATTTCTCCACAGACGCCCTACGTGCAATTAAATTGACACTTTTTTCTGAagaagaaaatacatttatgGAATCAATTACTACGCCGAGATTGcatatctctttttctttcttaaatgCCGACAATAAGAGCAATTTTACTCCTTAATAGTAGCAATTACGTATACGCACACAATTGCGAAAGACTCTTGCAATCGGAGTGGAATCGAAGAAGCGTGAGCGTTTTCTTGTAAAAACGAGCAAACACGGTATCTA
This genomic window from Solenopsis invicta isolate M01_SB chromosome 13, UNIL_Sinv_3.0, whole genome shotgun sequence contains:
- the LOC105194163 gene encoding uncharacterized protein LOC105194163 isoform X2, which gives rise to MSGLNIFFFVVPPPSRPEKEKGNKHDVPPIHMRSSSNRLGRHCVAFFSIRMKQDRAPRARFYLTAISYVRARSRRSAVPRGIMSNIKDALSVLCEYINSLINVGLTPEHLRLAKCNSPDENTAETLWSTLCILSYHAAREKRSDIDFRNYDASTAVKLHLAFLQYPAIEFYSLSQDGKYNKDVLIALAWLLGTQDVLTTILRAKLIDGVLGAECSHLDPPEPPSLTILSNDQPLSPTAQLDSILHLNATVNLNLREIDELVRERAKLISKVHAASLDASGLPHLSVSELALTKRLAGTLVLDNGGDGSSEKDRRRLREFREAGALLDACTKWLRKRHVFFDWMVKSRRKTSDVAEGYGDSGAQKIHGIDSESDPFPRTRSVQLAVT
- the LOC105194163 gene encoding uncharacterized protein LOC105194163 isoform X1, whose product is MSGLNIFFFVVPPPSRPEKEKGNKHDVPPIHMRSSSNRLGRHCVAFFSIRMKQDRAPRARFYLTAISYVRARSRRSAVPRGIMSNIKDALSVLCEYINSLINVGLTPEHLRLAKCNSPDENTAETLWSTLCILSYHAAREKRSDIDFRNYDASTAVKLHLAFLQYPAIEFYSLSQDGKYNKDVLIALAWLLGTQDVLTTILRAKLIDGVLGAECSHLDPPEPPSLTILSNDQPLSPTAQLDSILHLNATVNLNLREIDELVRERAKLISKVHAASLDASGLPHLSVSELALTKRLAGTLVLDNGGDGSSEKDRRRLREFREAGALLDACTKWLRKRHVFFDWMATVIREHRRSMESTPRVIHSQELAAFNSLLRNVIRDKLRGFAPEETASGGSVTNLALNCPSRAHRSQCNSAEAQSWLNDLNERQDCEEKNFQRNRKQLADELKGMLKLIPSVVHV